Part of the Bifidobacterium crudilactis genome is shown below.
CCGGATAGCAGGCCGCGAACACCTCCATATCCGGTTTATGCTGGCGTATGTATCTGACCAGGTCGCTCGCATAGTGAAACACCCGCGCCGGTTCCCTGTCGGGCAGCACATTGCCGCCAAGCGCCAGAACCGCGGAAACCCCGGCTTTTTCGAAAAGTTCGAGCTCTTCGTCGATGTCTGCCTGATCGGCATACAGAGCCGTCAGATGTGCGACGGCGGGAATGGAGTATTCCTCTTTGATCGTATGGGCGATTCTGGCGGTGATCGTCCTGTCGGTCTCCTTGCCGGTTCCGAAGGTAACCGAAATGAAATCGGGGTTTACCCCCTGCAATCCGTCCAAGGTGTCATAGATGGTTCCCACCGGAGTGTCCCGTTTGGGCGGGAACACCTCCAGGGAAAAAGTTGTCGAATGCAAGCTACCGCTCCAGACGCTCACGGACGGCCTTGGCGGCGGCAACCATGTGTTCGAGGCTCGGCCATGTCTCGGCATTGCCACGCGTCTTCAGGCCGCAGTCGGGATTGATCCACACCGACGCCTTGTCCATCTTGGCGAGGATATCCCCTATGCGGTCTTCGATCTCCTGCTGGGATGGAATTCGCGGCGAATGGATGTCGTAGACTCCCGGACCCGCTTCGGTTTCGAAATGCGCCTCCTGTATGGCATCGAGCACCGTCAGATCGGAACGGGACGCCTCGAAGGAGATTACATCGGCATCCATGGCGTCGATATCGCGGATGATGTCGTTGAACTCCGAATAGCACATATGCGTATGAATCTGCGTGCCGGCTTTCACACCTGAATGCACCAGTCTGAAGGCCGGGATGGCCCAGTCAAGATACTCTTTGTGCCAATCGCTTCTGCGCAGGGGCAGCTTTTCGCGCAAGGCCGCTTCATCGATCTGAATGACCTTGATGCCTGCCGCTTCCAGGTCCAGCACCTCGTCTCGTATGGCCAGCGCCAGCTGAGTGGTCTGCTGTTCATGCGTGATGTCCTCACGTGGCCACGACCAGTTGAGAATCGTGACAGGTCCAGTGAGCATTCCCTTGACGACGCGGTCGGTGCGCGACTGCGCATAGGCGCTCCACGCCACGGTGATCGGCTGTGCGCGGGATACGTCGGACCATACGATTGGAGGCTTCACGCAGCGAGTGCCGTAGGACTGCACCCAGGCGTTCTTGGTGAAGAGGAAGCCGTTGAGGTTCTGACCGAAGTATTCGACCATATCGTTGCGTTCGAATTCACCGTGTACCAGCACATCAAGGCCGATGGCCTCCTGCTTGGAAAGGACATCATCAATCTGCGATCTGATGAAGGCGTCGTAATCATCCTGGCTGATTTCCCCGTGGCGAAGCCTGGCACGCTCTGCACGCACCTCCTTGGTCTGCGGGAAGGAGCCGATGGTGGTCGTGGGCAGCAACGGCAGGTGCAATTCCTCACGCTGCAGACGCTGGCGCTCGCTACGGGCCGGTTTACGGTTGAATTCGCCTTCCGACAATCCGGCTATGCGTTTGCTGACGGCGGCATCGGCCTTCACCCGGTGTCCATCGAACAAGGCCTGGTTGTCTGCCAGTGCCTTCGAGGATTTGCGCTCCTCGTCATTGTCCTGCACCAGTTCGGCCAGCTCGCCGATCTCATCGAGCTTCTCCACTGCGAAGGCGAAATGACGTCGCACCTCGGCATCGAGCCCGTCCTCCCGCGCCACGCTGAAGGGCACATGAAGCAGGGAGCTCGCCGTGGAAACGGCAACGCGGTCGGTCACCTTTCGCACCGCATCCAGCACGCCGAGACTCACGGCATAATCGTTGCGCCAGATGTTACGGCCATTGACCACACCGGCGAAAATCGTGGTGTTCTCGGACACCCCGAATTCCTCGAGTGCAGCGAGATTCTCGTTCCTGCCTTCCACGAAGTCCAGGCCAAGTCCGTCGAATCCAAGCAGTCCCAGGGTTTCGTATGAATCCCTCACATGCCCGAAGTAGGTCTGCAGCAGCAGACGTACGGTACCGTTCGTAGACTTTCGGTGCGGAAGAATCTTGGTATAGAGGCTCTTGAAGAGCTCCAGGTCCCCACGTTCCTTGTCGAGGACCAGATAGGGCTCGTCGAATTGCACCCAGTCGACGCCTAGACCTGCGAAACGTTCCAGCACGTCAGCGTACGCCTTGGCGGTCTGCTCTATAAGACCCCGATCGATGGCCAGAGGGGCGCCTTCAGGACGTCGGGCAAGTTTGAGGAAGGTGTACGGGCCTATCAGCACGGGTTTCGTGGTGATGCCCAGAGCCTTGGCTTCCGTGAATTCCTCGAAGGGTTTATCGCTGCTGAGGGAGATGCTGACCGAATCATCAATTTCGGGGACGAGATAATGGTAGTTCGTGGTGAACCACTTTTTCATGGGCAGTGCGGTGACGTCCCCCTTGTCGCCCTGATATCCACGCCCCATGGCGAACAAGGTGTCCTCGGCATCCAAAGACAGCCGCTTGTACCGTTGGGGAACCACTCCGAGCAGAATCGCGGTGTCCAGCATCTGGTCGTAATAGCTGAAGTCGTTGCTGGGGATAAGCGAAATCCCCGCCTGCTGCTGAATCTTCCAGTGTCGTTCGCGCAGCAACTTCGCCGTGGCCTTCACATCCTCGATGCCGTGTTTGCCTCTCCAATACCCCTCGATGCTTTTCTTCAGCTCCCTATCGGAACCAATGCGCGGGAAACCGACAACTGATGTGGGCACAGACATGAAACCTCCAAAAGGACTTAGACGACTGTTGCAGACTAGCAAAGGTGAGCGGCAGGGAAGTAATCAAGACGATTAAGGTGTCGCCATAAGCTGCATTTATAACGTTGCTGATTACGACGGCGACGGATGCACCGCAATCAGCCCCACCTGGCGGCCGACCGAAGAAGGTAACGTTCAGAAATCATGGGGTCCCAGGACGGCCAGCAGGGTGGCGCTGTGGATTTGCCAATCCTTGAAGGGCTCGTTCGAACCGAAGATGGCCAGATTGGCAGGAGACATGCCCAGGTTCAGCAGGTCGAGCCGTTCCGGGTCGGAATCCGAGGTTGCAAGCCACTGGCAACTGATGGAAACCGTCGGCTCATGTCCAAGCACCATCAGTACTTTGCGTTTGGTCTTCGTGGACTTCAGTTCATCCAGAACGGACTGCACGCCGCCTTCGTAAAGACTTTGCCGCATATCCACCTTGGGTTTGTCACCGAACACCTTGAGCATGCGATCGAGTGTCTGCCGCGTTCTGTCCGCTCCTGAACAGGCGATTCTGTCCGGGACCAGATCCAGATCCGACAGGCCTTTGGCAACCACCTTCGCCTGCTTCACGCCCTTGTCGGTCAATTGCCGCTGTCTGTCATCTCCGTTGCCGAAGGCCTCGGCCTTGGCGTGACGCATGACTATCAGCACATACTGGTATGCGTGCGCACGTTTCGCGACCTTGCTCATTTTGACACCCATACAGCGTACCTTTCAATAACCACGCCCCTACCGCAGGCGCAACACCGCACGAGCCTTCAGTCCTCGGATTCCGGCGTATCCCCTATGACGCCAGCGCAGTCAGTTCCCCTGCTTCGATTCGAGCACGGAACGCTGATGATCCAGATCCCGAATGACCTTGCGCAGCTTGCGGTCGGAGATGTCCCTGAGCCCAAGTGATTCAAGAGCCTCCGGACCCTGTTCACGATCAATATCAGTATACGTGTCTTTTGCGCCTCGTTCGCGCCTACGCAATGCGGGCGCACCTTCCGCCATCAGCCTCGACAACACCAGAAACCCCGTATGCCCTATCATCTGATGGTCCGGCCTCACAGACAGACCCTGAGCTTTCCAACTGCGTTCCAGCGTTTCGTCGATTTGAGGCTCTGTCCATCTCTCGGAGTTTCGTAAGGCTTCGGCCAGTCGGCTCATCTGCGTGGTTGTGGTGATATAACTCAGAAACACCCCTCCGGGAGCCAGCACCCGTTCGATCTCCGAAAGCCTGTTCCACGGGTCCAGCATATCGAGAACAACACGGTCGTAACCGTCAGCGGGCAGTGTTGCGGCGACCGAGTCGAAATCACCCTGCAGCAAGGACCACCAACCGGGGTCTCCCCCGAAGTACACCGTCGCATTGGCCCGGGCTATGTGCGCGAATTCCGGTCTCAACTCGATGGTGGTCAGCTCTCCAAGTTCACCGACCGCATCCAGAAGGTGGATGCTCAAGGCACCTGAGCCTGCGCCTGACTCCAGCACGCGCATTCCTTTGCGGATGTCTCCAAGGCTCAGCACCTGAGCGATGTCCTTCGGATACATGATCTGAGCACCCCGCGGCATCGACAGCACGTAATCAGCCAGTCGCGGGCGCATGACGGCATACTGCCAGCCGCCTATCGAACGAGCGGCCTTCCATGGCTTTTTCTTGTCGACATCCTCTGCACGCCTGGGTGTGGTCTGGGTGGTTACCACGCTTCCTTCGCTCATGCCTATCAGATCGTCGTGCAGGATGTGCCCGTGTGGGGTCTGCACCATAGCACCTGATTCGATCTGGATGGTGATCATATTGCCTTTGCGGTCGGTCAGCTGAACTTTTTCCCCAAGTTCCAAAGGTCCGCGCAACGCCATGTAACACCCTTCCGTAAAGGCCTGTGTGTGATGCAGGCACCGGTGCAGGTCACAAGAGAGGGACCTGCACCGTAGGACACTACTCCTGAGACTGCGTGAACTGTGAATTATACAGGGTGGCGTATGCGCCGTCCTGTGCTATCAGTTCGTCATGGGAGCCCTGTTCGACGATTGATCCGTGGTTCACCACCAGAATGAGATCGGCATCGCGAATGGTGGACAGACGGTGGGCGATGACGAAGCTGGTGCGGTTCTCGCGTAGAGCGTTCATGGCCTGCTGCACCAGCAGTTCCGTTCTGGTGTCCACGGAGCTCGTCGCCTCGTCGAGTATCAGGATGTCAGGGTCGGAAAGGAAGGCCCTGCATATCGTCATCAGCTGACGCTCCCCCTGACTCAGCTCGGAACTGTCCTCGTTGAGCACGGTGTCGTAGCCATTGGGGAGTCTGCGGATGAACTCGTCGACATGGGTCGCCCTCGCTCCTGCAAGCATCTGCTCTTCGCTCAGTTGCCTGCCTTCCTGGACACCATACAGCAGGTTGTCGCGCACGGTGCCGTCGAACAGCCAGGTATCCTGCAGAACCATGCCGAAATGTCTGCGAAGACTGTCCCTGGTGACCGTCGCGGTATCCACGCCGTCGATGGTGATGGCGCCTCCCTGAATTTCATAGAAGCGCATCAGCAGGTTCACCAAGGTTGTTTTCCCTGCTCCGGTGGGGCCTACGATTGCGACCGTCTGCCCAGGTTTTGCTTCCAGGGAGAGATGCTGAATCAGGGGTTCATCGGAACGATAGGAGAAGGACACATCATCGAAACGGACATGACCTTCGATGTTGCCGCCCGTGAGCTCGCCGATTTCGTGTGCATCCACCGGGTCGGGCTGCTGCTCCTCCTCATCCAGGAATTCGAAGATGCGCTGGCAACTGGCCAAGGAGCTCTGGAGCATGGTGCCCATGGAAGCCAATTCGCCGAGTGGCTGGGAGGACTGTCGGGAGTACTGCGTGAACGCCTGCAGATCACCCAGGCTCAAGGTGCCGGAAAGCACTTTGACACCACCGAAGATAACGACCAGCACGAAACTGAGGTTTCCGAAGAAGGTCGTTACCGGCGTGACCAGAGACGAGAGGAACGACGCCTTGAACGAGGCGTCGTACAGTTGACGATTGCGCTTGTCGAACTCTTCTTTCGCGGCGTCCTGTCTGCCGTATGAACGCACGATCATATGCCCGGAGAACATCTCCTCGACATGGCTGTTGACCTCTCCGGTCTTGGCCCACTGTGCGATGAAGTTCGGCTGGGTCTTCTTCATGATGAATGCGGCGCACAAGCCCATCACCGGAATGATGACGAAAGCCACCAGCGTGAGCATGGGCGAAATCGAGAGCATCATGATGAAGGTCGCAACCACCATGAATACCGAGAAGAACAGCTCTCCGAGAATCTGCTGCAAGGTCTGGGAGATGTTGTCCACATCGTTGGTCGTACGGCTCATGACCTCCCCGCGCGGCGTCCTGTCGAAATACTGCAGGGGCAGACGGGACATCTTGTCCTCGATCTGCGCACGCATCCGAAACACGGCGTCCGAGACCACACGTGTCATCAGGAAGTTCTGCACCAGTCGCAGCAGAATGGAGACCAGATAGATGGCGATGACGATCAGCAGAATCGTGCCGAAGGTCGACCAGTCGATGCCTTGGCCTGCTTTGACGTTCATCGAGGCGATCATGTCCGCGAAGGAACCCTTGCCCTGCGCACGCAGGGCCGCGACGACCTGTTCGGTCGGCGTTCCTGCCGGGACACCCTGCTTCTGAAGCATTGTGCCGAGGATACCCGAGAAGAGCACATTGGTGGCCTTGCCCAGTATCTTCGGGCCCAAAGCAACCAATCCAACCGATATCATGCCCGAAATGACCATAATGATCACTCGGATCTTGCTGGCCAGCAGATACTTCAGCAGGCGCTTGATGATCTTGCCGGTCTGTCCCTTTTTCTGCATTGGGATTGCAGCTGTCATTCCCTCTGTCATTATTCTCCCCTCCCATCCAAGCTCAAGGCCTCCACGTCAGGGCCCAGACCACCTTGCGACTCAACGATTTCCTGGTAGGTCGGGCATGAGTTCATCAGCTCGTCATGCGTGCCCCTACCTACGATCCTGCCTGATTCGAACACCAGTATCTGATCGGCGTCTCTTATGGATGTAGCCCGTTGTGCCACGAGAATCTGCGTCGCATGCCGTGTGACCGGGGCCAGGGCTTCACGCAGTTTCCTGTCGGTCGCCACATCTAGGGCTGAGAAGGCGTCATCGAAGGTGTAGATCAGCGGCTGCCTGAGTATCGCTCTGGCGATGCACAGGCGCTGCTTCTGTCCACCCGAGAAATTGGTCCCTCCTTCGGAAACGGGAGCATCGAGCCCCTGTGGGTTCTCGCGCACGAATTCCTCGGCCTGGGCGATGCGCAGTGCCTGCCAGATGTCGTCGTCCGTGGCATGCTCCGCTCCGTACTGCATGTTCGAGCGGATGGTTCCGGAAAAGAGCATGGCCTTCTGCGGCACCTGTCCGAACATCAGATTCAGTTGGGCCGGATCGTACTCACGCACATCATGGCCGTCGATAAGCACCTCGCCGGAATTCACATCGAACATTCTGTTCATCAGTCGAAGGACGGTGGACTTGCCCGAACCTGTGGAGCCGATGATGGCAGTGGTTGTTCCGGGTTCCGCAGTGAATGACAGATCGTCGAGCACCGGATCGTCCGCACCGGGATAGGAGAAGCCGACATGACGGAATTCCACCTTGCCCAGAGGAGCGTCGGCGACGTAGGGATGCTCTGGCGCGGTGATGCTGCTTTTGGCCTCCATCACCTCAGTGATGCGCTTGCTGGCGACGGATGCACGCGGCACCATAACCATCATCATCGCCGCCATCATCAGACCGATGAGGATAATCATCAGATACTGGATGAAGGCCTGCAGAGAACCGATCTGCATGCCGCCGGATTCGATGCGCTTGCCACCGAACCACATGATGCCCACATTCGACAGGTTGATGATAAAGAACAGCAGAGGGATCATCATGCTCATCAGACGTCCGGTCGACATCAGCGTGTCATACACCTTGCGATTGGCGACATGGAAACGCTGGGCTTCACTGCGCTCACGCACGAATGCCCTGATGACCCGAACACCGCTGATCTGCTCGCGGACAAGCCTGTTCACCGCATCCAGCCTGCGCTGCATCTTGCCGAACAGCGGACCCATCTTCGACATCAGTATGCCCGCTATCACCAGCACCACCGGCAGAATGACGGCAAGCGACCATGTCAACGGCCTGTCCTGGCGGAAGGCCAGGATCACTCCGCCGACGAACTGCACAGGTGCCTGAAGCACGATCAGCAGCATCTGCATGGTGGTCATCTGCACCTGCTGCACATCGTTCGTCGTCCTCGTGATCAGCGAGCCGGCCGAGAAACGCTCGACCTCCTGCAGACTCATATCCTCTACCGCGCTGAAGATATCCCTGCGCGTCTCATAGCCGAGACGCATGGCCAGTCTGGTCGAGTAATAGACCGCGACCAGGTTGGCCAGAATCTGCACCACGGAAATGCCGATCATCTGGAAGCCGTAGCGGTAGATGGCATCCTTGTCTCCTGCGGCAACCCCGTTGTCGATGATGTCTGCCTGCAGATTCGGCAGATATAGATTGAGCACTGACTGTGCAATCTGGAATACCACCAGTATGGTGACCTGAAACCAGTATGGCTTGAGGTATTTGCCCCAAAGTCTTAACATTCATCCTCCACATAACGCCGAAAACGCGTTGGACACAGTCCAACGCAAACCTTGCCAAGACTACTACCGGATACTTTCCCGCCGTGACATATGCATGAATTATCCATGATTCTGCGCTCACCGTGAAAGACTTGCACACTTGGATGAACTCTGACTTTTAAGCCCTGACCTCTGAACTGTGACATCCGCAAGCCGACCGTAGGTGCTTTGGCACCGTTGCAGGAACTTGTATAACCAATTTGTGTAGGGATTTCGAGAAGCATATGCTCTTGCACACCATTGTGGACGAGGTATTCCGCCGTTTTTCGACACCTTCAACCAGTGTTACTGTCAATTCCCTACACAAAAGACAGCGAAGGCGTCATGTCAAACCAGGAATGCGGACCAACGACCCTGCTGCTGTGTGGCGTGCAGCTTCATACCGAAAATAGTGCTCAAACGCTCATCGGTAAAACCATGCTCAAGGTCGCCCCGGTACACGATGGTTCCCGGTTGAGGATCGGCGCCGGACACTGCATCCTCATGTGCACGGGATTCGTCGCCTTGCTCCCTGCCCATGATGGCCACCTGATTGAATCCCCGTGGTATTTCCTCGAGCCTATGCGTCACCAGCACCACACTCATGCGGCGGTTCTGCGTACCGATATCGCTGAGCGCACGAATCACCAACTCCCTACCGCCAAGATC
Proteins encoded:
- the metE gene encoding 5-methyltetrahydropteroyltriglutamate--homocysteine S-methyltransferase, with protein sequence MSVPTSVVGFPRIGSDRELKKSIEGYWRGKHGIEDVKATAKLLRERHWKIQQQAGISLIPSNDFSYYDQMLDTAILLGVVPQRYKRLSLDAEDTLFAMGRGYQGDKGDVTALPMKKWFTTNYHYLVPEIDDSVSISLSSDKPFEEFTEAKALGITTKPVLIGPYTFLKLARRPEGAPLAIDRGLIEQTAKAYADVLERFAGLGVDWVQFDEPYLVLDKERGDLELFKSLYTKILPHRKSTNGTVRLLLQTYFGHVRDSYETLGLLGFDGLGLDFVEGRNENLAALEEFGVSENTTIFAGVVNGRNIWRNDYAVSLGVLDAVRKVTDRVAVSTASSLLHVPFSVAREDGLDAEVRRHFAFAVEKLDEIGELAELVQDNDEERKSSKALADNQALFDGHRVKADAAVSKRIAGLSEGEFNRKPARSERQRLQREELHLPLLPTTTIGSFPQTKEVRAERARLRHGEISQDDYDAFIRSQIDDVLSKQEAIGLDVLVHGEFERNDMVEYFGQNLNGFLFTKNAWVQSYGTRCVKPPIVWSDVSRAQPITVAWSAYAQSRTDRVVKGMLTGPVTILNWSWPREDITHEQQTTQLALAIRDEVLDLEAAGIKVIQIDEAALREKLPLRRSDWHKEYLDWAIPAFRLVHSGVKAGTQIHTHMCYSEFNDIIRDIDAMDADVISFEASRSDLTVLDAIQEAHFETEAGPGVYDIHSPRIPSQQEIEDRIGDILAKMDKASVWINPDCGLKTRGNAETWPSLEHMVAAAKAVRERLER
- a CDS encoding ABC transporter ATP-binding protein; this encodes MLRLWGKYLKPYWFQVTILVVFQIAQSVLNLYLPNLQADIIDNGVAAGDKDAIYRYGFQMIGISVVQILANLVAVYYSTRLAMRLGYETRRDIFSAVEDMSLQEVERFSAGSLITRTTNDVQQVQMTTMQMLLIVLQAPVQFVGGVILAFRQDRPLTWSLAVILPVVLVIAGILMSKMGPLFGKMQRRLDAVNRLVREQISGVRVIRAFVRERSEAQRFHVANRKVYDTLMSTGRLMSMMIPLLFFIINLSNVGIMWFGGKRIESGGMQIGSLQAFIQYLMIILIGLMMAAMMMVMVPRASVASKRITEVMEAKSSITAPEHPYVADAPLGKVEFRHVGFSYPGADDPVLDDLSFTAEPGTTTAIIGSTGSGKSTVLRLMNRMFDVNSGEVLIDGHDVREYDPAQLNLMFGQVPQKAMLFSGTIRSNMQYGAEHATDDDIWQALRIAQAEEFVRENPQGLDAPVSEGGTNFSGGQKQRLCIARAILRQPLIYTFDDAFSALDVATDRKLREALAPVTRHATQILVAQRATSIRDADQILVFESGRIVGRGTHDELMNSCPTYQEIVESQGGLGPDVEALSLDGRGE
- a CDS encoding SixA phosphatase family protein, whose amino-acid sequence is MGVKMSKVAKRAHAYQYVLIVMRHAKAEAFGNGDDRQRQLTDKGVKQAKVVAKGLSDLDLVPDRIACSGADRTRQTLDRMLKVFGDKPKVDMRQSLYEGGVQSVLDELKSTKTKRKVLMVLGHEPTVSISCQWLATSDSDPERLDLLNLGMSPANLAIFGSNEPFKDWQIHSATLLAVLGPHDF
- a CDS encoding ABC transporter ATP-binding protein, translating into MQKKGQTGKIIKRLLKYLLASKIRVIIMVISGMISVGLVALGPKILGKATNVLFSGILGTMLQKQGVPAGTPTEQVVAALRAQGKGSFADMIASMNVKAGQGIDWSTFGTILLIVIAIYLVSILLRLVQNFLMTRVVSDAVFRMRAQIEDKMSRLPLQYFDRTPRGEVMSRTTNDVDNISQTLQQILGELFFSVFMVVATFIMMLSISPMLTLVAFVIIPVMGLCAAFIMKKTQPNFIAQWAKTGEVNSHVEEMFSGHMIVRSYGRQDAAKEEFDKRNRQLYDASFKASFLSSLVTPVTTFFGNLSFVLVVIFGGVKVLSGTLSLGDLQAFTQYSRQSSQPLGELASMGTMLQSSLASCQRIFEFLDEEEQQPDPVDAHEIGELTGGNIEGHVRFDDVSFSYRSDEPLIQHLSLEAKPGQTVAIVGPTGAGKTTLVNLLMRFYEIQGGAITIDGVDTATVTRDSLRRHFGMVLQDTWLFDGTVRDNLLYGVQEGRQLSEEQMLAGARATHVDEFIRRLPNGYDTVLNEDSSELSQGERQLMTICRAFLSDPDILILDEATSSVDTRTELLVQQAMNALRENRTSFVIAHRLSTIRDADLILVVNHGSIVEQGSHDELIAQDGAYATLYNSQFTQSQE
- a CDS encoding tRNA (adenine-N1)-methyltransferase, whose protein sequence is MALRGPLELGEKVQLTDRKGNMITIQIESGAMVQTPHGHILHDDLIGMSEGSVVTTQTTPRRAEDVDKKKPWKAARSIGGWQYAVMRPRLADYVLSMPRGAQIMYPKDIAQVLSLGDIRKGMRVLESGAGSGALSIHLLDAVGELGELTTIELRPEFAHIARANATVYFGGDPGWWSLLQGDFDSVAATLPADGYDRVVLDMLDPWNRLSEIERVLAPGGVFLSYITTTTQMSRLAEALRNSERWTEPQIDETLERSWKAQGLSVRPDHQMIGHTGFLVLSRLMAEGAPALRRRERGAKDTYTDIDREQGPEALESLGLRDISDRKLRKVIRDLDHQRSVLESKQGN